One Sporomusaceae bacterium ACPt DNA window includes the following coding sequences:
- the hcp_1 gene encoding Hydroxylamine reductase: protein MSDMFCFQCEQTAGGKGCTKIGVCGKKPDVAGKQDELTCALIGLARAAAGKTPGKLADALVLQGLFATVTNVNFDNARITELINRVHTEKAKLNPNAQDFPVSTLWTGNEDIVSLRSTLLLGLRGMAAYAWHAHILGKTDDEVTAWFYKGLRALGEEHTAEEWLNLLMEFGQVNLKCMGLLDEANTSSYGHPVPTKVPTLVEKGPFIVITGHDLHDLKQLLEQTEGKGINIYTHGEMLPAHAYPELKKYSHLKGNFGTAWQNQQKEFDNIPAPILFTTNCLMPPKASYADRVFTTDVVGYPGVTHISESNGKKDASIIDKALELFGLGSQGKNSLHKDFTPVINKALELGGYKEDKHFTGINGGTELMTGFARNAVLGVADKVIDAVKAGAIKHFFLVGGCDGAKPGRNYYTEFVQKTPKDTVVLTLACGKYRFNDLNIGDIGGIPRILDMGQCNDAYSAIQVAVALAKAFNCGVNDLPLTLVLSWYEQKAVCILLTLLALGIKNIYIGPSLPAFLSGNVLNILVEKFALKPISTPEEDIKAILSR from the coding sequence ATGTCAGACATGTTTTGTTTCCAATGTGAGCAAACCGCCGGAGGAAAGGGCTGCACCAAAATCGGTGTTTGCGGTAAAAAGCCTGACGTTGCCGGCAAACAGGACGAACTTACTTGCGCTCTCATTGGTTTGGCGCGCGCCGCCGCCGGGAAAACCCCCGGCAAACTGGCTGATGCACTCGTGTTGCAAGGGCTGTTTGCCACAGTAACTAATGTGAACTTTGATAATGCCCGCATTACCGAACTCATCAATCGTGTTCACACCGAAAAAGCCAAATTAAATCCGAACGCGCAGGATTTCCCTGTGAGCACCCTGTGGACCGGCAATGAAGATATTGTCTCACTTAGATCCACACTGCTGCTTGGTCTGCGTGGCATGGCTGCCTATGCCTGGCACGCCCATATCCTGGGTAAAACCGATGACGAAGTTACCGCCTGGTTCTACAAAGGACTGCGCGCTCTTGGCGAAGAACACACTGCGGAAGAATGGCTCAATCTGCTGATGGAGTTTGGACAAGTAAACTTAAAATGCATGGGTTTGCTGGATGAAGCCAATACTTCGTCCTACGGCCACCCTGTACCCACCAAAGTTCCTACCCTGGTGGAAAAAGGCCCGTTCATTGTCATCACCGGCCATGACCTCCATGATTTAAAACAACTTTTAGAACAAACCGAAGGCAAAGGCATCAACATTTACACCCATGGCGAAATGCTGCCGGCCCATGCTTATCCCGAATTGAAAAAATACAGCCATCTGAAAGGAAACTTTGGCACTGCCTGGCAAAATCAGCAAAAAGAATTTGACAACATCCCGGCGCCGATCCTGTTTACCACCAACTGTCTCATGCCGCCTAAGGCCTCCTATGCCGACAGAGTGTTTACCACTGATGTGGTCGGATATCCTGGTGTCACCCATATTTCTGAAAGCAATGGCAAAAAAGATGCCTCAATCATCGATAAAGCTTTGGAATTGTTTGGTCTTGGCTCCCAGGGAAAAAACAGTTTGCACAAAGATTTTACCCCGGTCATCAATAAAGCATTGGAACTGGGGGGCTATAAAGAAGATAAACACTTTACCGGTATCAATGGTGGCACCGAACTAATGACCGGTTTTGCCCGCAATGCTGTGCTGGGTGTGGCTGATAAAGTTATTGACGCCGTCAAAGCCGGAGCTATTAAGCACTTCTTCCTGGTAGGCGGCTGCGACGGAGCCAAACCGGGCAGAAACTACTACACCGAGTTTGTGCAAAAAACACCTAAGGATACAGTGGTTTTGACCTTGGCCTGCGGCAAATACCGGTTCAACGACCTGAATATTGGCGATATCGGCGGTATTCCCCGTATCCTGGATATGGGGCAGTGCAATGACGCCTACTCCGCCATCCAGGTTGCAGTAGCCCTGGCCAAAGCCTTCAACTGCGGTGTCAATGACCTGCCGTTGACGCTGGTGCTGTCCTGGTATGAACAAAAAGCCGTATGCATATTGCTTACCCTCTTGGCTCTCGGCATCAAAAACATTTATATCGGGCCGTCTTTGCCGGCGTTCTTGTCCGGCAATGTCCTGAACATCTTAGTCGAAAAATTTGCGTTGAAGCCCATCAGTACTCCGGAAGAGGACATCAAAGCCATTCTGAGCCGCTAA
- a CDS encoding NADH dehydrogenase-like protein, with amino-acid sequence MKHVVIVGAGFGGIRVAKVLARSDIKVTVIDKRNYHLFQPLLYQVSTAGLSVDDIAYPVRAILSNFPNVHFHMDEVINVDFAKQCVIGNMGSVDYDYLVLAPGGMTNYFGMESVAKHSYGLKNLDEAVSIRNHVLRKFEEAAFEENPDRQKALLTFVIVGGGPTGVESAGALSELIYHVMAKEYHNIDFTQVRIVLIEASDKLLAAMPQDLGEATRDILSEKNIEVRLNVQVADYNGEQLTLTGGETIQTHTVIWAAGVRAADLLDKLPVRQGHLCRAVVNEYLQLPEHPEVFVIGDASHFEQNGRPLPMIAPVAIQQADVAATNILNRINGKPLQRFVFKSVGNMATIGRNAAVVHIGNIKLKGFFAWLLWSVIHIWRLIDFRNRTVVFMKWIWDYLFYERAVRIITRQ; translated from the coding sequence TTGAAACATGTAGTAATTGTTGGTGCTGGATTTGGCGGAATCCGGGTCGCCAAAGTTCTTGCCCGGTCAGATATAAAAGTAACGGTTATAGACAAACGCAATTATCACTTGTTTCAGCCGTTGCTTTATCAAGTATCTACAGCTGGTTTATCGGTTGACGATATTGCCTACCCGGTGCGGGCAATTCTCAGCAATTTTCCCAATGTCCATTTTCACATGGATGAAGTGATAAATGTCGATTTTGCTAAGCAATGTGTGATCGGGAATATGGGGAGTGTTGACTATGATTATCTGGTTTTGGCGCCTGGCGGAATGACCAATTACTTTGGAATGGAGAGTGTCGCAAAACATAGTTATGGACTAAAAAATCTTGATGAAGCTGTATCGATTCGAAACCATGTTTTACGTAAATTTGAAGAAGCAGCATTTGAAGAAAATCCAGATAGACAAAAAGCGCTTCTCACCTTTGTCATAGTCGGAGGAGGACCAACCGGGGTGGAATCAGCCGGTGCTTTGTCTGAATTAATCTATCATGTCATGGCGAAGGAATATCACAACATAGATTTTACACAAGTTCGTATTGTACTGATTGAAGCATCGGACAAATTGCTTGCGGCGATGCCTCAGGATTTAGGCGAGGCAACCCGGGATATTCTATCTGAAAAGAACATTGAAGTTCGGTTAAATGTTCAGGTAGCCGATTATAACGGTGAACAGCTAACTCTTACAGGCGGAGAAACAATTCAAACGCACACGGTAATTTGGGCGGCTGGAGTAAGGGCTGCTGATTTATTGGACAAGTTGCCCGTACGCCAAGGTCACTTGTGCCGGGCGGTAGTAAACGAATATTTGCAACTGCCTGAGCACCCGGAAGTTTTTGTTATTGGCGATGCGTCGCACTTCGAACAAAACGGACGGCCGCTGCCCATGATTGCGCCGGTAGCCATTCAGCAGGCCGATGTAGCTGCTACAAATATTTTGAATAGGATTAATGGTAAACCGTTACAACGATTTGTATTTAAAAGCGTAGGAAACATGGCGACAATCGGCAGAAATGCTGCTGTTGTCCATATAGGAAATATAAAGCTGAAAGGTTTTTTTGCCTGGCTGCTTTGGTCGGTGATCCACATTTGGCGGCTCATTGATTTTCGCAACCGCACAGTAGTCTTCATGAAATGGATATGGGACTATTTGTTTTATGAACGAGCAGTACGAATTATTACTCGGCAATAA
- the ccpA gene encoding Catabolite control protein A, giving the protein MATIKDVAKFANVSVSTVSRVLNASGYVEKNTEERVLAAIKQLNYKPSQIARGLVNKQTKTFGLVLPDITNPFFPELARGAEDEARLHGYNIMLCNSDWDIEKEKMYLGILQEKCVDGIILVGSRLPEAYLAEMLAAFATPLVLLDRTSSLEVHSISINNILSGYLATKHLIEQGYRSIAHIAGTPSPTVEQRLIGYKQALAEHDILFDEVLVFQGDYRISGGATAMQRILRLRNLPDAVFCDNDLMAIGALEALQEAGIKLPEQMALVGCDGISLGKYVCPRLTTIFQPTYKMGSMAVQLLFETIHKGEATAFKHIEMEPVLVVRESSPRKHNCQEQ; this is encoded by the coding sequence ATGGCTACTATCAAGGATGTGGCGAAATTTGCCAACGTATCTGTTTCCACTGTTTCCAGGGTTCTCAATGCCAGCGGTTATGTTGAAAAAAACACGGAAGAAAGAGTTTTAGCTGCAATCAAGCAGTTGAACTATAAACCCAGCCAGATTGCCCGGGGGCTGGTGAATAAGCAAACGAAAACCTTCGGGCTGGTGCTTCCTGATATAACGAATCCATTTTTCCCTGAATTGGCCAGGGGAGCGGAAGATGAAGCCAGACTTCATGGTTATAATATCATGCTATGTAACTCGGACTGGGATATCGAAAAGGAAAAGATGTACTTAGGGATACTTCAGGAAAAATGTGTGGATGGAATCATACTGGTGGGTTCACGGCTGCCGGAGGCATATTTGGCGGAAATGCTGGCGGCCTTTGCAACGCCGCTGGTGCTGTTAGACCGGACCAGTAGTTTGGAGGTCCATTCCATTAGTATCAATAATATTCTGAGTGGTTATTTGGCAACCAAACATTTAATTGAACAGGGCTATAGGAGTATTGCCCATATTGCAGGAACGCCATCTCCGACTGTGGAGCAAAGATTGATCGGCTACAAACAAGCATTGGCGGAGCACGACATTCTGTTTGACGAGGTATTGGTGTTTCAAGGAGATTACCGCATTTCCGGCGGAGCGACGGCCATGCAGCGAATCCTGCGGTTAAGGAATTTACCGGACGCAGTATTTTGCGACAATGATTTGATGGCCATTGGTGCTTTGGAAGCTCTGCAGGAGGCAGGAATTAAACTGCCTGAACAAATGGCATTGGTTGGCTGCGACGGCATTAGTCTCGGCAAGTATGTATGCCCCCGCCTTACCACCATCTTTCAGCCAACTTACAAGATGGGAAGCATGGCGGTGCAATTGCTTTTTGAAACAATACACAAGGGAGAAGCGACGGCTTTCAAACATATAGAAATGGAGCCGGTTTTGGTTGTTAGAGAATCTTCACCACGTAAGCATAACTGCCAAGAGCAGTGA
- the asrB gene encoding Anaerobic sulfite reductase subunit B codes for MSNMYRPVASRILKIIPHTDIDYTFIMEYSGMVRPGQFFEVSIPKYGEAPISVSDIGENYIGLTIRRVGVVTNTIHNMQPGNRLFLRGPYGNGFDLNLYKGREIIVAAGGTGLAPVKGVIDYFAHHPSEVKTLTLLAGFKSPGDILFKEDLQSWQTQLSVTVTVDKAGDPAYQGCTGLITNYVTGLPIDDSAGVQVIVVGPPLMMKFTVAEFLKRGVREENIWVSYERKMCCGVGKCGHCKIDDTYICLEGPVFNYSQAKTLID; via the coding sequence ATGAGTAACATGTATAGGCCGGTAGCCAGCCGGATTCTCAAGATCATCCCGCACACCGACATTGACTATACATTCATTATGGAATACTCCGGCATGGTAAGGCCCGGACAATTCTTTGAAGTCTCTATTCCCAAATACGGTGAAGCGCCCATTTCCGTCAGTGATATTGGGGAAAATTACATCGGGCTGACCATCCGCCGTGTCGGCGTTGTCACCAATACCATTCATAACATGCAGCCCGGAAACAGACTGTTTCTACGGGGGCCGTACGGTAACGGGTTTGACCTTAACCTGTATAAGGGTCGGGAAATCATTGTGGCTGCCGGCGGTACCGGATTGGCCCCGGTAAAGGGAGTCATTGATTATTTTGCCCACCATCCCTCAGAAGTCAAGACATTGACCTTGCTGGCGGGATTTAAGTCGCCCGGGGACATTCTGTTTAAAGAAGATCTGCAGAGCTGGCAAACACAGCTTTCTGTTACAGTTACCGTTGATAAGGCCGGTGACCCTGCCTATCAGGGGTGCACCGGGCTTATTACTAATTATGTTACCGGCTTGCCGATAGACGATAGTGCCGGCGTACAGGTCATAGTGGTGGGACCACCGCTCATGATGAAGTTTACCGTGGCGGAATTCCTCAAACGCGGTGTTAGGGAAGAGAATATCTGGGTGTCGTATGAGCGGAAGATGTGTTGCGGTGTGGGCAAATGCGGCCATTGTAAAATCGATGACACCTATATTTGTCTGGAAGGCCCGGTATTTAATTATTCCCAGGCCAAAACTCTGATTGATTAG
- a CDS encoding putative aminopeptidase, whose protein sequence is MTKEIPITGMTDIKIGNAQNLDAATGCTVILCEQGAVAGVDVRGGAPGTRETDLLRPENHVGKIHAVLLTGGSAFGLDAAAGVMAYLEEKGIGFDVGVTKVPIVAGAVLFDLNCGDHRVRPDKKMGYQACIAAERQIFDEGSAGAGTGATVGKFFGMNHAMKGGLGAYCLKAGDLLVGAVVAVNCLGDVVDPCNGQILAGAFQDNPFVFLNSENGMIQQYAQPGNLFSGNTTIGVIVTNAVMTKAQANKVASMAHDGYARTMRPAHTMVDGDTIFSLALGQVAADINAVGLLAARVVEQAVIRAVKQATPLCGYKCYRDFV, encoded by the coding sequence ATGACAAAAGAAATTCCTATTACCGGCATGACTGATATTAAAATTGGTAATGCGCAAAATTTGGATGCGGCAACCGGCTGTACGGTTATCCTGTGTGAACAGGGCGCTGTAGCCGGGGTAGATGTCCGGGGAGGAGCACCGGGCACGCGGGAAACCGATCTTTTAAGACCGGAAAACCATGTGGGAAAAATTCATGCCGTTTTGCTGACAGGGGGCAGCGCGTTCGGATTGGATGCCGCAGCGGGAGTTATGGCCTATCTTGAAGAAAAAGGCATAGGTTTCGATGTTGGTGTGACTAAAGTGCCGATTGTGGCAGGTGCTGTCTTATTTGATCTGAATTGTGGCGACCATCGGGTAAGGCCGGACAAGAAAATGGGTTATCAGGCCTGTATTGCAGCCGAGCGGCAGATCTTTGACGAAGGTTCGGCCGGCGCAGGAACCGGAGCGACAGTCGGCAAGTTTTTCGGAATGAACCATGCAATGAAAGGCGGTTTGGGTGCATATTGTCTTAAGGCCGGCGATTTATTAGTCGGTGCGGTTGTGGCGGTCAACTGCCTGGGGGATGTCGTCGATCCCTGCAATGGACAAATTCTAGCCGGAGCCTTTCAGGATAATCCCTTTGTTTTTTTAAATAGTGAAAATGGCATGATCCAGCAATACGCACAGCCGGGCAATCTATTTTCCGGTAATACGACGATTGGAGTCATTGTCACCAATGCCGTCATGACAAAAGCGCAAGCTAATAAAGTAGCCTCAATGGCACATGACGGGTACGCGCGCACGATGCGCCCGGCTCATACAATGGTGGATGGCGATACCATCTTTTCTCTTGCACTGGGGCAGGTCGCGGCAGATATTAATGCAGTCGGCCTCTTGGCGGCGCGCGTCGTCGAGCAGGCGGTCATCCGGGCTGTGAAGCAGGCGACACCGCTATGCGGCTATAAATGTTACCGTGATTTTGTATAA
- a CDS encoding IS4 family transposase ISDre1, with protein sequence MDKDITKTTLFKAFEAFPYEKFKQICLDAGCDRYVKKSKTLKLLYLMVIAQFLGEESLHSIANLVTGDKRIHEVLHLTSISSSTLSRRLRSIKHQFWETTFSMVKTSVWQRAKNRNPGSSSYQLNVIDSSTITLCLTRFLWADFRKTKGGIKLHQSIVVHEGNTYPDHAVLTTARKADKNVMDELIVTADNVLNVFDRGYVDYAKWDVYCQNNIRFVSRLKGNANIEVLEETSNTGGGGLKERIVILGCRYITQMAHPLRLIETHDQNGNLVTIVTNDMTLPVKEISDIYRLRWQIELFFKWIKQHLVIKKFYGTSPNAVFSQIWIALIGYCLLKDLQEQLPKKRSMLDVLRAVKTFLFRHFSEMIVALSRGPTKTSRGRKPSIRDEIADILQEIDLKGTQVLDVVNVEEMYL encoded by the coding sequence ATGGACAAGGATATCACAAAAACCACACTTTTTAAAGCCTTTGAAGCATTCCCGTACGAAAAATTTAAACAAATTTGTCTTGATGCCGGATGTGATCGCTATGTCAAGAAGTCCAAAACCTTAAAACTGTTGTACCTTATGGTTATTGCTCAGTTTTTGGGTGAAGAATCTCTCCATTCCATCGCAAACCTCGTTACCGGCGACAAACGCATCCATGAAGTACTGCATCTTACCTCAATTAGTTCATCAACCCTGTCCCGCCGTCTAAGGAGCATCAAGCATCAATTTTGGGAAACCACCTTTTCCATGGTCAAAACTTCGGTCTGGCAACGTGCAAAAAACCGAAACCCCGGTTCTTCCAGTTATCAACTTAATGTCATCGATTCAAGCACAATAACACTTTGCCTTACGCGGTTTCTATGGGCTGACTTCCGAAAGACCAAAGGCGGCATAAAGCTCCATCAGAGTATTGTAGTTCACGAAGGCAATACTTACCCGGATCACGCTGTTCTTACTACAGCCCGAAAAGCCGACAAAAACGTCATGGATGAGCTGATCGTTACTGCGGACAACGTTTTAAACGTCTTCGACCGGGGCTATGTTGATTATGCAAAATGGGATGTCTATTGCCAAAATAATATTCGCTTCGTTTCCCGATTGAAGGGCAATGCCAACATTGAAGTGCTTGAGGAAACCAGCAATACCGGCGGCGGAGGTCTTAAAGAACGGATTGTTATTTTAGGCTGCCGATATATCACTCAGATGGCCCACCCGCTAAGATTAATAGAAACCCATGATCAAAATGGCAACCTGGTAACAATAGTGACGAACGACATGACTTTACCAGTTAAAGAGATCAGTGACATATATCGGCTCAGATGGCAAATCGAACTGTTTTTCAAATGGATAAAACAGCACCTGGTGATAAAGAAGTTCTACGGAACCAGCCCTAATGCCGTGTTTAGCCAGATATGGATTGCTTTAATCGGATATTGTTTACTAAAAGACTTGCAAGAGCAACTGCCAAAAAAGCGCTCCATGTTGGATGTACTCCGGGCGGTGAAAACATTTCTGTTTCGACATTTTAGCGAAATGATAGTCGCGTTAAGCCGGGGACCGACAAAGACCAGCAGAGGCCGAAAACCATCAATTCGGGATGAAATCGCCGATATACTGCAAGAAATCGACTTAAAAGGCACACAGGTACTTGATGTAGTAAACGTGGAGGAAATGTACTTATAA
- the pccB_2 gene encoding Propionyl-CoA carboxylase beta chain, with amino-acid sequence MVTVNEKISDLKNRHEIIQGGGGKSRIEKQHQSGKLTARERLEKLLDPGTFVEIDKFVKHRCTNFGMEKQDYPGEGVVTGYGHINGRLVFVFAQDFTVAGGSLGEMHAAKIVKVQNLAMQAKAPIIGINDSGGARIQEGPDALAGFGDIFYNNTLASGVIPQISVIMGPCAGGAVYSPAITDFIFMVSKTSQMFITGPQVIKTVTNESVEAETLGGAVTHNEISGVAHFIADNDENCIEHIRYLLSFLPSNNTEPPPRYECQDAPTRIEPALNTIIADDASIPYDMKDIIGLFVDYGEFYEVHRYFAPNIITAFARMAGQTVGIIASQPKVMAGCLDINASDKSARFIRFCDAFNIPLITLVDVPGFLPGISQEHGGIIRHGAKILYAYAEATVPKITLITRKAYGGAYIGMCSKHLRSDMVFAWPSAEIAVMGPEGAANIIFRNDPDVKEKTQQYIEEFATPYKAAERGYIDQIIEPEETRPCIISALKMLQNKFVKKPFRKHGNIPL; translated from the coding sequence ATGGTTACCGTAAATGAAAAAATTTCCGATTTAAAAAACCGCCATGAAATCATTCAAGGCGGCGGCGGAAAATCACGTATCGAAAAACAGCATCAAAGCGGAAAACTCACTGCCCGTGAGCGGCTTGAAAAACTTCTTGATCCGGGTACGTTTGTTGAAATAGATAAATTTGTTAAACATCGCTGCACTAATTTTGGCATGGAAAAACAAGACTATCCCGGTGAAGGGGTAGTGACTGGATATGGTCACATCAATGGCCGCCTCGTGTTTGTTTTCGCCCAGGATTTTACCGTCGCTGGTGGTTCACTGGGGGAGATGCATGCGGCCAAAATTGTAAAGGTGCAAAATCTGGCCATGCAAGCCAAAGCGCCCATTATCGGCATTAATGATTCCGGCGGTGCACGGATACAAGAAGGACCCGACGCCCTGGCGGGTTTTGGCGATATCTTTTACAACAACACCCTCGCTTCCGGAGTAATTCCTCAAATATCGGTTATTATGGGCCCTTGTGCCGGTGGAGCTGTCTATTCCCCGGCGATTACCGATTTCATTTTCATGGTAAGTAAAACCAGTCAAATGTTTATTACCGGCCCCCAAGTAATAAAAACAGTTACCAATGAGAGTGTAGAAGCCGAAACACTAGGCGGCGCCGTGACCCACAATGAAATCTCCGGGGTTGCTCATTTCATCGCCGACAATGATGAGAATTGTATTGAACACATCCGTTACTTGCTTAGCTTTCTGCCCAGCAACAATACGGAGCCGCCCCCACGCTATGAGTGTCAGGATGCCCCCACCCGGATCGAACCGGCCCTTAATACCATTATCGCTGACGATGCATCAATTCCTTACGATATGAAAGATATCATCGGCTTGTTTGTCGATTATGGAGAATTCTATGAAGTTCACCGCTACTTCGCACCCAATATTATTACCGCCTTTGCCCGCATGGCTGGTCAAACCGTGGGAATTATCGCCAGCCAGCCGAAGGTTATGGCAGGCTGCCTGGACATCAATGCCTCCGATAAAAGCGCCCGCTTTATCCGGTTCTGTGATGCATTTAATATTCCGTTAATCACTTTAGTAGACGTTCCTGGATTTTTGCCGGGCATTTCTCAGGAACACGGCGGCATCATCCGGCACGGAGCTAAAATTCTCTATGCCTATGCCGAAGCTACTGTCCCCAAAATCACGTTAATTACCCGCAAAGCCTATGGCGGTGCCTATATCGGTATGTGCTCCAAACATCTGCGATCCGATATGGTTTTTGCCTGGCCCAGTGCTGAAATTGCCGTAATGGGCCCGGAGGGAGCGGCTAATATTATCTTTCGTAATGACCCGGATGTGAAAGAAAAAACGCAGCAATATATCGAAGAATTTGCAACACCTTATAAAGCCGCCGAACGAGGTTATATCGACCAAATTATTGAACCGGAAGAAACAAGACCCTGTATTATTTCTGCTCTAAAAATGTTACAAAATAAATTTGTCAAAAAGCCGTTTAGAAAGCATGGCAATATTCCCCTATAA
- the asrA gene encoding Anaerobic sulfite reductase subunit A produces the protein MVGYRMTKTQFGQYLEHLKARYVLFAPVVLQGKGSFTDTDSLRYQEVSTLQEIEFKQKSHFSAREVLLPITQTLFYFTEDHWLEPKVEDKKILLFVRSCDIHAVKRLDEIYLRNGREDRYYKAMREKIHFCLMECSASFPNCFCVSMNTNHTTDYDWFIRPEDETVVIGAKHEDFAGYSGETVIVEPQFVTSNETQLAVPEQLPASIVTAGMWQEYSSRCIGCGRCSFVCPTCTCFSMQDIFYQDNANAGERRRVWASCMVDGFTDMAGGHAFRKSQADRMRFRVMHKFYDYKKRFGYHMCVGCGRCDDICPEYISTANCVNKINTYSKEAGQ, from the coding sequence ATGGTTGGTTACCGAATGACCAAAACTCAGTTTGGTCAATACCTGGAACATTTAAAAGCAAGATATGTACTGTTTGCCCCTGTAGTGTTACAAGGCAAAGGGAGTTTTACCGACACCGATTCGTTACGCTATCAGGAAGTCAGCACTTTACAGGAAATTGAGTTTAAACAAAAGTCTCATTTTTCAGCCAGGGAAGTCCTGCTGCCCATTACGCAAACCTTGTTCTACTTTACAGAAGATCACTGGCTGGAGCCAAAGGTTGAGGATAAAAAGATTCTGCTCTTTGTACGAAGTTGTGATATACATGCCGTAAAACGTCTTGATGAGATATATCTCAGGAATGGCCGTGAGGATCGGTATTATAAAGCAATGCGGGAAAAAATTCATTTTTGCCTCATGGAATGCTCCGCCAGTTTTCCCAATTGTTTTTGCGTGAGTATGAATACCAATCATACTACCGATTATGATTGGTTTATCAGACCTGAGGATGAAACCGTAGTTATCGGAGCCAAACATGAGGATTTTGCCGGTTACTCTGGTGAGACGGTCATAGTGGAACCTCAGTTTGTAACCAGTAACGAAACACAACTGGCCGTGCCGGAACAACTGCCGGCCTCAATTGTCACCGCCGGTATGTGGCAGGAATATTCTTCACGGTGTATCGGCTGCGGGCGCTGCAGTTTTGTCTGCCCGACCTGTACCTGTTTTTCCATGCAGGATATCTTTTACCAGGATAACGCCAACGCCGGGGAAAGAAGACGGGTCTGGGCTTCTTGTATGGTGGACGGTTTTACCGATATGGCCGGAGGTCATGCTTTTCGGAAAAGTCAGGCTGACCGCATGCGTTTCCGGGTTATGCATAAATTCTATGATTATAAAAAACGGTTTGGCTATCACATGTGTGTCGGCTGTGGCCGTTGTGACGATATTTGTCCCGAATATATCTCGACTGCCAATTGCGTAAATAAAATCAATACCTACAGCAAGGAGGCCGGACAATGA
- the asrC gene encoding Anaerobic sulfite reductase subunit C, which translates to MSMDINTKQLKKNAFRVTKERNKTAARIRVPGGHLEAKYLTVIQKIAETYGNGAVHFTTRQGFEIPGIAMEKIPEVNVLLQPVIDGLGINQITPDTGYPAAGTRNVAACIGSRVCPFANYDTTALAQKIEKVVFPNDYHVKIALTGCPNDCIKSRMHDFGIIGLNEPQYDAYRCVGCQACVTNCKKRAAGALRFTNFKVTRDVDKCLGCGECVIKCPTGAWTRDRKKLYQLVIMGRTGKKNPRIAQPFIKWIDEDSIVKIIKNTYLYIDRFIDKNAPGGKEHVGYIVDRTGYQVFKEWVLKDVVLNPEAQVAESISW; encoded by the coding sequence ATGAGCATGGATATCAATACCAAACAATTGAAAAAGAATGCCTTCCGGGTAACCAAGGAACGGAACAAAACAGCGGCGCGAATCAGAGTACCGGGAGGACACCTTGAAGCTAAATATTTAACTGTCATTCAAAAGATAGCTGAGACTTACGGTAATGGCGCAGTTCATTTTACGACCAGGCAAGGGTTTGAAATTCCCGGTATTGCTATGGAGAAAATCCCTGAGGTCAATGTCCTGTTGCAACCGGTCATTGACGGACTGGGCATCAACCAGATAACTCCGGACACCGGTTATCCGGCAGCCGGCACCAGAAATGTGGCAGCCTGTATCGGTAGCCGGGTGTGCCCTTTTGCTAATTATGATACAACTGCTCTTGCTCAAAAAATTGAAAAAGTGGTGTTTCCGAATGATTATCATGTTAAAATTGCTTTAACCGGCTGTCCGAATGATTGTATTAAGTCCAGAATGCATGACTTCGGCATCATCGGCCTCAATGAGCCTCAGTATGATGCTTACCGCTGTGTCGGTTGCCAGGCCTGTGTAACCAACTGTAAAAAACGGGCGGCCGGCGCCTTGCGATTCACTAACTTCAAAGTAACCCGGGATGTTGACAAATGTTTAGGGTGCGGTGAATGTGTAATTAAGTGTCCTACTGGTGCCTGGACCAGAGACCGGAAAAAATTGTACCAGCTTGTCATTATGGGCCGGACCGGCAAGAAGAATCCCCGCATTGCCCAGCCATTCATCAAATGGATCGATGAGGACAGCATTGTCAAAATCATCAAGAATACCTATCTCTATATCGACCGGTTTATTGATAAAAATGCTCCCGGGGGCAAGGAACATGTAGGTTATATTGTTGACCGTACAGGTTATCAAGTATTTAAAGAATGGGTGTTGAAAGATGTAGTGCTAAACCCCGAAGCCCAGGTAGCCGAGTCCATTAGCTGGTGA